The window TTCGCCGGGACGTCGGGCACCGACCACTTCCTGCCGTGGAAGGAGTCCCAGATCAGCACCGCGGACGGCAAGGTGCTGGGCCTGGGCACCGACATCGGCCCGATGGCCGTCTGCTATCGCAAGGACTACTTCGAGAAGGCGGGCCTGCCCACCGACCGAGACGAGGTCGCGGCGCTCTGGGAGGGCGACTGGAAGAAGTACGTCGAGGTCGGCCGCACCTTCAAGAAGGACTTCAAGGGTGAAAAGGTCGCCTACATGGACGCGGCCAGCGGCCTGTTCAACGCCATGGTCTACGGCTACCCCGAGCAGTACTACGACGAGCAGGGCGAGCTGATCTACGACTCCAATCCCGCCGTCAAACAGGCGTGGAGCCTCGCCGCGGACGCTGCGGAGGACGGTCTGACCGCCAAGCTGCGCCAGTTCCAGCCTGGTTGGGACCCCGGTCTGGCCAACGGCACCTTTGCCACGGCCGTGTGCCCCGCGTGGATGCTCAGCCACATCAGTGAGAAGGCCGGTGCGGCGAACAAGGGCAAGTGGGACGTGGCCAAGGCCCCCAAGGGCGCCAACTGGGGCGGCTCCTTCCTCGGCGTGATCGAGCAGAGCCCGGTGAAGGAGGAGGCCAAGAAACTCGTCGCCTGGCTGACCGCGCCGAAGCAGCAGGCCCACATCTTCAAGGAGATCGGCAACATCCCGTCATCACGCGAGGCACTGGAGAGCGCCGATGTGAAGAACGCCAAGTCGGCGTACTTCAGTGACGCGCCGATCGGCGAGATCTTCGGCGCCGCCGCCCAGGAGATACCGGACAAGCAGGTCCTCGGCCGCAAGGACGGCACGATCAAGGACACCTTCTCCCAGGGACTCACCCTGATCGAGCAGCAGGGCACCGCGCGGGACAAGGCGTGGAAGACCACCGCGGAGCGCATCGAAAAGGCGGTCGGCTGACACCCGTCCGTCCGGACCGCGGCCGTCCGGGCCCGCCTTTCGGCGGCGGGCCCGGACGGCCGGCTCACCCATCCGCTCTCAGGAAGGATCCTCCGGTGGCCACCTCCACCTCCACCACCACCGCCCCGGCCGGGGGCGGGCCCGCCGGGCACTCCCCGGACAAGGCCCCGGCCCGGCGGCGCGGCGCACTCCTGCACCGTCTCGATCTCAGGGGCGCCCCGTATGCGTTCGTCGCGCCGTTCTTCGTGGTCTTCGCCGCGTTCAGCTTCTACCCCCTGCTCTACACGTCGTGGATCTCGCTGCACGACGTGGAGCTGGCCACCCTCGACGTCATGCAGTGGGTGGCGTTCGACAACTACGTGGAGCTGTGGGGTGCTTCCCGGTTCTGGAACGCGCTGCAGAACACGATCACCATCGGTGTCATCTCCACGGTGCCGCAACTGCTGATGGCCCTGGGGCTGGCGCACCTGCTCAACTACCGCATGCGGTTC is drawn from Streptomyces bottropensis ATCC 25435 and contains these coding sequences:
- a CDS encoding ABC transporter substrate-binding protein encodes the protein MGTFGWSHRKAVATVAAVGALTLVVGCSGSDDSVTGGGKKDGKVTITMGLFGVMGIKETGLLEQYEKENPGVDIKAEIAGDEQTYYTALQTRLAAGKGLKDIQGIEIGRAKEITETQASKFADFAGTSGTDHFLPWKESQISTADGKVLGLGTDIGPMAVCYRKDYFEKAGLPTDRDEVAALWEGDWKKYVEVGRTFKKDFKGEKVAYMDAASGLFNAMVYGYPEQYYDEQGELIYDSNPAVKQAWSLAADAAEDGLTAKLRQFQPGWDPGLANGTFATAVCPAWMLSHISEKAGAANKGKWDVAKAPKGANWGGSFLGVIEQSPVKEEAKKLVAWLTAPKQQAHIFKEIGNIPSSREALESADVKNAKSAYFSDAPIGEIFGAAAQEIPDKQVLGRKDGTIKDTFSQGLTLIEQQGTARDKAWKTTAERIEKAVG